Part of the Sorghum bicolor cultivar BTx623 chromosome 1, Sorghum_bicolor_NCBIv3, whole genome shotgun sequence genome, GGTGGCTACAGTGGACCTCTTAATCTATGCCCCAGTACCCCACCTCCTTTTATATGGCACTTTGCAACGGGGGGCCACCAACCAGGAGTCGGTTGGACGTCCCTGATCTGGGCATGGTCAAGGTTCGACCCAGTCTTTGGACTTGGGCCAGTGGGGATCAACCTAGCATAAATATtgaacatccgataccgtatccataTCCATATCCTAACACTACAGGAAAAAGTGTCTCTAGGCACGCTTTTGTAGTAACAGACACTAAAGTCGTCTCTACATAGTCATGTAAACATGTTTTTCACACGATTTTAGGAACGTGTCATCATGACACAATATTAAACACGCTTTTAGTGTCAAAAGGAATCTAGAGACACTTTTTTAAGATGATATTGAAAACGTCTCAAAATGACACGATGGTAGACACGCTTTTAGTCATCAATAGCTTCTAGACACGTTACAAAGCATAGCATAGAACGTTCTGTGGACAATTAAAGATGCTTTTTGATACAATACTAAAGTCATCTCAAAATAACATGAAGTTAGACATGCTTTAAACCATTAGTATAATCTATACACGTTGCAAAGTGTATCAACAATCATACTTAGTCATGTAAAAATACTTTACAATATTAAAAACATTTCAAAATGAAACGAAGTTAAATATACGTTGGTCATCTGTTAGTAGCATGTAGAGACATTGTAAAAAATTTATTAACACTTGTTACATATGTAAGTCCTCTtgtatatctatatttttttctactAATTTGTAGTTAACATTTGTACTTATGTTTATATTGTCATAAAATTTGagttttaaattttgaaaatattttctTAACATTCTACATCAAGTGTCTTTCAGACATGCTTGTACTCTTGGCCACTATAGTATATAATACTATTATGTCATAAAAAAGAACATAAAAAATTATAGAATATTAATAACATAAAAAATAACACAAAACTTGCGGTAGCAATAGGTTGGAACCTGTTTTAAAATATTTCTTGACATTCTACCTCAAGTGTCAAAAAAAAGTTATATATGACAAGGATTTTGTCATAACTTTTTATTATCTTATAAAGATTTTAAACATTATTATTGATGATGGCTTATGGGCTCAACTAATATTTAATGTCGCCTGATGTTTTTTTAGCAGAAGAGGTGCACGCATCCTGAGCAGAGGCAACAACTGGGCTCAACTATGCTTTATGAACTTGCTTGTGTTGTccatctagcattgttcaatTATATCACAAATTCGTAAGTTTGCCACTAGAAAAAAGGGTAGCCTAATTGTGCCAGAAAGAAGCTTCATTTTCTTTGTGAATGAACAGGAATGTGTATATTTATCTTTTGGCTGCAAGATCATTTCTTGACAATTGGCATGCATCATATGACTATTGCGTGGACCCGTTCttgaaataataaatgtgtttcCTTAGCAAATTGTAGTTGAGAAACACTGCTTGTTAGAAAAAAGGAGTTTTGCAAGCTTTGTCCGAGTACTTTCTATTTAGAATATATAATGTATAGTAGGCAGGGCAAGTTGAGGAAAGCCACAAGGCCACAACTTGCCACTAATTAATCTAGCAGGTCTGTGGATGTCCGTCAATTCTGCTCAATTATGTTATGTGAAATTgctggctgataagccatgggtTAGGCACAGTGATGCTATACACTTCACATGACTAAAGACTTGCTACTACTCTGATTATGATAATTTTGGAGGGAATCTGGATTTGAGATTAAATTTACAGTCTTGTTGCAACTCTCAATACAAGTTGAAAACAATAGTCTGCACTAAAATTTAAGGAATATTTATGTTCATTGGCTATAGGCTTGCTAGATCTCTTGCATGGACCGAAAACTCCAATGTGCAATATGGTCTGAGATGTGCTAGATTATGAAATATAGCCATCTACATctattttgattattataagttCAAATTGGGTGGTACATAACCCATGTTACATGTCACAGAATTGAGGATTCAACTATGATTGCAGGTGGCACATATTGACGATCAAGGTCAAGCGGATAAAGGTTCTGAAGACTTAACTTTGCCACGTGCTAGCATAATGACCAACCTAGTATGTCTCTATTTTCTATTATTGTAACCCTTCATGGTATGGCTGACCTGGCTAGATCAATGATATGGTTTGATTGTGTCTGTTGCAGAGATCTCAGAGAACTAAAGCTCCAGCTTGTAATCAATCGGGATCGGTATGTATTTGTTTTCCTTGTTTTGAAACTAAATTAATTACAAGTTTGATGATCATGGCTTTATGCTTTAAAAATGGTAGAGCCAACTGGAAGTCTATCTTATTTCACTAAGAAACCATTGTAAAGTCGTGGCCAAAGGAAAGTTAGTGACTCGTGACAGTACTCGAAGCATTGCTGGGACTGTGCTTGGAAAAGAATATGTTGGGGTTTATGTTGATGCCCTTGACAATGGAAACAATGGAGATAAAATGTTACCTAGACCATTCTATTCTGTGATAACTATGAGGGATGCTATTGGCTTTGTTATTGCTTGGCCCCGTTCACATGTAAGTTTTCTCAACAAATTCTTTATGATTTGGTAATTTTCTAAAATTGTACTACACATCCCTCTAAATGCATGTCTTATTGCAGGTTAAACAACTTAAGAGTTCAACTCAAGCCGGTACAACATTGGTATCTTTCATTCTTGCTACATTCCGTTGATTAGAAATCATGTCTGTCAACTCAATCTCCTCTTATTTTGCAGCATGATGGAAACATGTAACTTGATGTGGATGGGAAGACAAGCTACAAGTTTCAAATAACTTGATGTGGACGGAAAGACAAGCAACAAGTTTCATAGTGAATAAGATAGATTTTAGATGTTCGTGAAAAATATAGATATTTGTATGATACCACTTTTCATATACTTCTTTATGATAGGTTTCTTTTTGAGAGTGCAATTTAATGAGTTATTAATTGGTATCTTATTTTGTAAATACGATGGATTTTTCAATGCAATGCCTTCATGAttcactttctaattatctaatCGTTCAAGTTCATTTGTGTTTAAATTTGTAAAGTTCTCTTTATTTTTTCAAGTTGGTCTCTTTTATACGTGTATATATTTATATGATGTTATAAAATAGTAATATATATAATGCTTTTATATCAGTAGACACGAAATA contains:
- the LOC110432060 gene encoding uncharacterized protein LOC110432060 isoform X1 gives rise to the protein MTNLRSQRTKAPACNQSGSSQLEVYLISLRNHCKVVAKGKLVTRDSTRSIAGTVLGKEYVGVYVDALDNGNNGDKMLPRPFYSVITMRDAIGFVIAWPRSHVKQLKSSTQAGTTLHDGNM
- the LOC110432060 gene encoding uncharacterized protein LOC110432060 isoform X2, with the translated sequence MTNLRSQRTKAPACNQSGSSQLEVYLISLRNHCKVVAKGKLVTRDSTRSIAGTVLGKEYVGVYVDALDNGNNGDKMLPRPFYSVITMRDAIGFVIAWPRSHVKQLKSSTQAA